One stretch of Bacillus spongiae DNA includes these proteins:
- a CDS encoding 8-oxo-dGTP diphosphatase, which translates to MQRVTNCLYLKDGQVLLLKKPRRGWWVAPGGKMEPGESVKDAVIREFREETGIYLRSPQMKGIFTFIIKEEGRITSEWMMFTFFAEEADGVNLKESEEGKISWHPLENIKELPMAEGDYHILDYMVHGQGIIYGTFTYTPDFELLSYRLDPS; encoded by the coding sequence TTGCAACGAGTTACGAATTGTTTATATCTTAAAGACGGTCAGGTCCTACTGTTAAAAAAGCCACGAAGAGGCTGGTGGGTTGCACCTGGTGGCAAGATGGAGCCAGGAGAATCTGTTAAAGATGCTGTAATTCGTGAATTTCGTGAAGAGACGGGTATTTACCTTCGCTCTCCCCAAATGAAAGGGATTTTTACATTTATAATTAAAGAAGAAGGCCGGATTACATCCGAGTGGATGATGTTCACATTTTTTGCCGAAGAAGCAGATGGTGTTAACTTAAAGGAATCAGAAGAAGGAAAAATTAGTTGGCATCCCCTCGAAAATATAAAGGAATTACCGATGGCAGAAGGGGACTATCACATATTAGATTATATGGTGCATGGACAAGGCATCATTTATGGAACGTTTACGTATACACCTGATTTTGAATTATTATCCTATCGGTTAGATCCGAGCTAA